Proteins found in one Sphingomonas sp. SORGH_AS_0879 genomic segment:
- a CDS encoding alpha/beta hydrolase-fold protein, whose protein sequence is MMIAIPQAYAQTAPSPNASAPIVEDFKPSSLNQPGQAYPQVNSQGYARFRIVAPDAKAVKVSLGLGGRGGTVLTKGPDGTWVGTSEGPLDEGFHYYHLTVDGGTFNDPGTLNFYGSTRWESGIEIPAHDADFYALKDVPHGHVEQILFPSPSTGTQRRAFVYTPPGYDRNARERYPVLYLQHGWGEDETAWSNQGHANLIMDNLIAAGKTRPFIIVMTYGMTNDIRPGQPGGLAAFDIRPFQTVLLNELIPYVDGHFRTLSDQRHRAMAGLSMGGFETKLIAPKNLDRFAYIGLLSGGTVSLDDVKATPGYRDKVKLTFVSFGSRELEGGRSGPPGGPRSDPRANAEALKQAGLNSVFFVSPDTGHEFQTWRRSLQAMAPLLFRD, encoded by the coding sequence ATGATGATAGCGATACCGCAGGCTTATGCGCAGACGGCACCATCCCCGAACGCCTCCGCCCCCATCGTCGAGGATTTCAAACCCTCCTCGCTCAACCAGCCGGGGCAAGCCTATCCGCAGGTCAATTCGCAGGGCTATGCCCGTTTCCGCATCGTCGCCCCCGATGCAAAGGCGGTGAAGGTCAGCCTGGGTCTCGGGGGGCGCGGCGGGACCGTGTTGACCAAGGGGCCCGACGGCACATGGGTCGGCACGTCCGAAGGGCCGCTGGACGAAGGCTTCCATTATTACCACCTGACCGTCGATGGCGGGACGTTCAACGATCCGGGGACGCTCAACTTCTATGGCTCGACCCGGTGGGAGAGCGGGATCGAAATCCCGGCGCATGACGCCGATTTCTATGCGCTGAAGGACGTGCCCCATGGCCACGTCGAACAGATATTGTTCCCCTCCCCCAGCACGGGGACGCAGCGGCGCGCCTTCGTCTACACCCCGCCCGGCTATGACCGGAATGCGCGCGAGCGATATCCGGTCCTCTATCTCCAGCATGGCTGGGGCGAGGACGAAACCGCCTGGTCGAACCAGGGCCATGCCAATCTGATCATGGACAATCTGATCGCCGCCGGAAAGACGCGGCCGTTCATCATCGTCATGACCTATGGCATGACCAACGACATTCGCCCCGGCCAGCCCGGCGGATTGGCGGCATTCGATATCCGCCCGTTCCAGACGGTGCTGCTGAACGAGTTGATCCCCTATGTCGACGGGCATTTCCGTACCCTGTCGGACCAGCGCCATCGCGCCATGGCGGGCCTGTCGATGGGCGGGTTCGAGACCAAGCTGATCGCGCCCAAAAATCTCGACCGCTTCGCCTATATCGGGTTGCTCAGCGGGGGCACCGTCTCGCTGGACGACGTCAAGGCGACGCCGGGCTATCGCGACAAGGTCAAGCTGACCTTTGTCAGCTTCGGCAGCCGCGAGTTGGAGGGGGGCCGCTCGGGCCCGCCCGGTGGTCCGCGCAGCGACCCGCGCGCCAATGCCGAGGCGCTGAAACAGGCGGGGCTGAACAGCGTGTTCTTCGTCTCGCCCGATACGGGGCATGAGTTCCAGACCTGGCGGCGCAGCCTTCAGGCGATGGCGCCTTTGCTGTTCCGCGACTGA
- a CDS encoding FadR/GntR family transcriptional regulator, producing MTEESGSHDGRNLTAKIVDDLGLAIVTEHFRSGSPFPTEAELCERYDASRPVLREAVKMLAAKGLLVGRKRAGTLVQPEDNWNLLDPDVLRWMLQRDFSIDLLIDFTEIRLAIEPRAATLAAHSASGPQRAAIVAATERMAAADRGEEDALEADIAFHIAVLRASNNRFLRQFTDLTETTLRFSIRRTNEYKGVPRASARDHKRVADAIVEGNATLAGTRMYELIYGALELLLVAGKHPLRP from the coding sequence ATGACAGAGGAATCCGGATCGCATGACGGCCGCAACCTGACCGCAAAGATCGTCGACGATCTCGGCCTGGCCATCGTCACCGAGCATTTCCGGTCGGGATCGCCCTTCCCGACCGAAGCGGAATTGTGCGAACGCTATGACGCCAGCCGCCCGGTCCTGCGCGAGGCGGTGAAGATGCTGGCGGCCAAGGGGCTGCTGGTCGGGCGCAAGCGGGCAGGGACTCTGGTCCAGCCGGAAGACAATTGGAACCTGCTCGACCCCGATGTGCTGCGCTGGATGTTGCAGCGTGACTTCTCTATCGACCTGTTGATCGACTTCACCGAAATCCGCCTCGCCATCGAACCGCGCGCCGCGACGCTGGCGGCGCATTCGGCGTCGGGGCCGCAGCGCGCCGCGATCGTCGCCGCGACCGAACGCATGGCCGCCGCCGACCGGGGAGAGGAAGATGCGCTGGAAGCCGATATCGCCTTCCACATCGCGGTGCTCCGGGCGAGCAACAACCGGTTCCTTCGCCAGTTCACCGACCTGACGGAGACGACGCTGCGCTTCTCGATCCGGCGGACCAACGAATATAAGGGCGTGCCCCGCGCCAGCGCACGCGACCACAAACGCGTCGCCGATGCGATCGTAGAGGGCAATGCCACACTGGCGGGCACGCGGATGTACGAACTGATCTACGGCGCGCTGGAGTTGCTGCTGGTGGCGGGAAAGCACCCGCTGCGCCCCTAG
- a CDS encoding family 43 glycosylhydrolase, which produces MKVIPCIAAGMALAMTGSVAAKNPQFEGADPHAMMIGDELWIFPTGGPGGSWAADRFGAFSSRDLKNWRPRGELIRRDQIGWIKDDGAPEHFLWAPGVATRNGKYYLYYSVGPQNPTPSRIGVAVADKPQGPYRDSGRPLITGGQGFEAIDPMVFPDRKSGKTYLYAGGSAGAKLRVWELKPDMVTIAREVTVPNPPAFIEGAFMHERNGTYYLSYSHGRFDGPDYSVHYATAPSPIGPWRYRGPILTSDDRHQGPGHHSFVRTPDGRWLIVYHRWDRAPGPGPFHGERVVAIDRIDYAPDGSIRAVRMTDADAPILKAARPRRRGA; this is translated from the coding sequence ATGAAAGTGATCCCCTGTATCGCCGCCGGAATGGCGCTGGCCATGACCGGATCGGTCGCAGCAAAGAACCCGCAATTCGAAGGCGCCGATCCCCATGCAATGATGATCGGCGACGAGTTGTGGATCTTTCCCACAGGCGGTCCGGGGGGAAGCTGGGCGGCGGACCGCTTCGGCGCCTTTTCCAGCCGCGACCTGAAGAACTGGCGGCCGCGCGGCGAGTTGATCCGCCGCGACCAGATCGGATGGATCAAGGATGACGGCGCGCCCGAACATTTCCTCTGGGCGCCCGGCGTCGCGACGCGGAACGGGAAATATTATCTCTATTACTCGGTCGGTCCACAGAATCCGACACCCAGCCGGATCGGCGTCGCCGTCGCCGACAAACCGCAAGGCCCCTATCGCGACAGCGGTCGTCCGCTGATCACCGGCGGCCAGGGCTTCGAGGCGATCGATCCGATGGTCTTTCCGGATCGCAAATCGGGGAAGACCTATCTCTATGCGGGCGGCAGCGCGGGCGCGAAGCTGCGCGTCTGGGAACTGAAACCCGACATGGTCACCATCGCCCGCGAAGTCACGGTGCCCAACCCGCCCGCATTCATCGAGGGGGCGTTCATGCATGAGCGCAACGGCACCTATTACCTGTCCTACAGCCATGGCCGCTTCGACGGGCCGGACTATTCTGTCCATTACGCCACCGCCCCCTCCCCCATCGGGCCCTGGCGCTATCGCGGGCCGATCCTGACCAGCGACGACCGGCATCAGGGGCCGGGGCATCACAGTTTCGTCAGGACGCCGGACGGACGCTGGCTGATCGTCTATCACCGCTGGGACCGCGCCCCGGGGCCGGGGCCCTTCCACGGCGAGCGCGTCGTGGCGATCGACCGGATCGACTATGCCCCGGACGGCAGCATCCGTGCCGTTCGGATGACCGACGCGGATGCGCCCATCCTAAAAGCGGCACGACCCCGCCGACGTGGCGCTTAA
- a CDS encoding penicillin acylase family protein, protein MKHRIHALHRLFLIGAALTCALPCAAAPSPHAARVSIVRDEVGIAHVHGRSDADAVFGMIYAQAEDDFPRIERNYLTALGRLAEVEGEAALWLDLRQRLFVDPARLPAEYRRSPAWLRRLMDAWAAGLNQYLADHPAVRPARITRFEPWMALAFSEGSIGGDIERGVDPTALAAFYGTPGARRASDPMLADAGRLVEPKGSNGIAIGPSRSASGHALLWINPHTSFFFRSEQQVSSDEGLSVYGAATWGQFFVYQGFNRRLGWMHTSSGVDNIDEFAVEVRGRGDAARWRDGTVWRPFARSTVRLLVRAADGGLRERVFTTLATRHGPIIRSEGGRWVAVAMLNAPRPALEQSWLRTKATTLTDYLRVADRKANSSNNTILAADDGTIAYLHPQFVPIRDDRFDYTRPVDGSDPATAWRGLHRLADLPQVVRPRSGWVMNVNDAPWTASGADSPRPADYPRYMDQFGENPRGVHATALLSGDRRFTPTMLRDAAFDSFLPLFDQQIPLLARGFAALPPGDPRREELRQAMALLTAWDRRWGLESVATTVAVFWGEALWRREGPKARAAGRPIFAWLADSTIDADRIAALADGWRRLNADFGGPIAWGRVNRFQRLSGAIVSRFDDRAPSVPVPFTSGNFGSLASFGVERQAGQRCFYGTSGNSFVAMVEFTPQGPRAWSVSAGGQSGDPASPHFDDQAVRYAAGDLRAIPLGPIASRAYHPGEPRPAAPARAPTLPGAPCG, encoded by the coding sequence ATGAAGCACCGCATCCATGCCCTCCATAGGCTGTTCCTGATCGGCGCGGCGCTGACGTGCGCGCTACCCTGCGCGGCGGCGCCGTCGCCCCATGCCGCACGGGTCAGCATCGTCCGGGACGAGGTGGGGATCGCCCATGTCCATGGCCGCAGCGATGCCGATGCGGTGTTCGGCATGATCTATGCCCAGGCGGAAGATGATTTTCCCCGGATCGAACGCAATTATCTGACCGCGCTGGGTCGGTTGGCGGAGGTGGAGGGGGAAGCGGCCCTGTGGCTGGACCTGCGTCAGCGCCTGTTCGTCGATCCTGCGCGCCTGCCCGCCGAATATCGCCGCAGCCCGGCCTGGCTGCGGCGGCTGATGGATGCATGGGCGGCGGGGCTGAACCAGTATCTTGCCGATCACCCTGCGGTACGCCCGGCGCGGATCACCCGGTTCGAGCCATGGATGGCGCTGGCCTTTTCCGAAGGCAGCATCGGCGGCGATATCGAACGCGGGGTCGATCCGACCGCGCTCGCCGCCTTTTACGGCACGCCCGGCGCGCGTCGGGCGTCGGACCCGATGCTGGCCGATGCCGGGCGGCTGGTCGAGCCCAAGGGGTCGAACGGCATCGCCATCGGCCCGTCGCGCAGCGCCAGCGGCCATGCCCTGTTGTGGATCAACCCGCATACATCCTTCTTCTTCCGCTCCGAGCAACAGGTCAGCAGCGACGAGGGGTTGTCGGTCTATGGCGCGGCGACCTGGGGCCAGTTCTTCGTCTATCAGGGGTTCAACCGGCGGCTCGGCTGGATGCATACGTCGAGCGGCGTGGACAATATCGACGAATTTGCGGTCGAGGTGCGCGGGCGGGGCGACGCGGCCCGCTGGCGCGACGGCACCGTGTGGCGGCCCTTCGCCCGAAGCACGGTGCGGCTGCTGGTGCGTGCGGCCGATGGCGGCTTGCGCGAACGGGTCTTCACCACGCTGGCGACGCGGCACGGGCCGATCATTCGCAGCGAAGGCGGGCGCTGGGTCGCGGTGGCGATGCTGAACGCGCCGCGCCCGGCGCTGGAGCAGAGCTGGCTGCGGACCAAGGCGACGACGCTGACCGATTATTTGCGGGTCGCCGACCGCAAGGCCAATTCGTCCAACAACACCATCCTCGCCGCCGATGACGGGACGATCGCCTATCTCCACCCGCAATTCGTGCCGATCCGCGACGACCGGTTCGATTATACCCGTCCCGTCGATGGCAGCGATCCGGCGACGGCATGGCGTGGGCTGCACCGTCTCGCCGACCTGCCGCAGGTCGTGCGGCCTCGCAGCGGCTGGGTGATGAACGTCAACGACGCGCCATGGACCGCCTCCGGTGCCGATAGTCCACGGCCGGCCGACTATCCGCGCTATATGGACCAGTTCGGTGAGAACCCGCGCGGGGTGCATGCCACGGCTCTGCTGTCCGGGGATCGGCGGTTCACGCCGACCATGCTGCGCGATGCGGCGTTCGATTCCTTCCTGCCATTATTCGATCAGCAGATCCCGTTGCTGGCCCGTGGTTTCGCCGCCTTGCCGCCGGGCGATCCACGCCGCGAAGAGCTTCGACAGGCGATGGCGCTGCTGACCGCATGGGACCGTCGCTGGGGGCTGGAGTCGGTGGCGACGACCGTTGCGGTCTTTTGGGGCGAGGCGCTCTGGCGGCGAGAGGGGCCGAAGGCCCGGGCCGCGGGCCGCCCGATCTTCGCATGGCTGGCCGATAGCACCATCGATGCCGACCGGATCGCCGCGCTGGCCGATGGGTGGCGGCGGCTGAATGCCGATTTCGGCGGTCCGATCGCCTGGGGGCGGGTCAACCGGTTCCAGCGGCTGAGCGGGGCGATCGTATCGCGTTTCGACGACCGCGCGCCGAGCGTTCCCGTGCCCTTCACCAGCGGCAATTTTGGGTCGCTCGCGTCGTTCGGCGTGGAGCGGCAGGCGGGGCAGCGCTGTTTCTATGGGACCAGCGGCAACAGCTTCGTCGCGATGGTCGAATTCACGCCGCAGGGGCCGCGCGCCTGGTCGGTATCGGCGGGTGGGCAGAGCGGCGATCCCGCTTCACCCCATTTCGACGACCAGGCGGTGCGCTATGCCGCCGGTGATTTGCGCGCCATCCCTTTGGGACCGATTGCGAGCCGCGCCTATCACCCGGGCGAACCGCGTCCCGCCGCCCCGGCGCGCGCCCCGACACTCCCTGGCGCGCCCTGCGGCTAG
- a CDS encoding cellulase family glycosylhydrolase — protein MRMRLFLGAAIVAMLATAPAEARGRWTEAQARAWYDRQPWLVGANYTPASAINQLEMWQVESWDPRRIDDELGLAQGNGMNTMRVFLHDQLWVQDPEGFKRRTDAFLTIAQKHGIRPLFVLFDSCWDPNPVLGPQHPPIPGVHNSGWVQGPGMAGLRDRANWRKYRAYVQGVIGAFKDDPRILGWDLWNEPDNGADQYKGQEGKEPLVRALLAQVFDWARASEPSQPLTSGVWQGDDWTPDGSGGGRTSAMDRLQLSQSDVITFHDYSWPETFERRVKQLLPYKRPILCTEYMARGNGSTFDGSLPIAKRYNVAMMNWGFVDGKTQTRLPWDSWKKPYVLEEPTIWFHEVFRADGTPYRQAETDLIRRLAAAPKGVVPAVR, from the coding sequence ATGAGGATGCGTCTGTTTCTGGGGGCGGCGATCGTCGCGATGCTGGCGACCGCGCCCGCCGAGGCGCGGGGCCGCTGGACCGAGGCGCAGGCCAGGGCCTGGTATGACCGCCAGCCCTGGCTGGTCGGCGCGAACTATACTCCGGCCAGCGCTATCAACCAGTTGGAGATGTGGCAGGTCGAAAGCTGGGATCCCAGGCGGATCGATGACGAACTGGGATTGGCGCAGGGGAACGGGATGAACACCATGCGCGTGTTCTTGCACGACCAGCTCTGGGTGCAGGACCCCGAAGGGTTCAAACGACGCACCGACGCATTCCTGACCATCGCGCAAAAGCACGGCATCCGCCCGCTGTTCGTGCTGTTCGACAGTTGCTGGGACCCGAACCCGGTGCTGGGGCCGCAGCATCCGCCGATCCCCGGCGTCCACAATTCGGGCTGGGTGCAGGGACCGGGCATGGCGGGGCTTCGCGACCGGGCGAACTGGCGGAAATACCGCGCTTATGTCCAAGGCGTGATCGGCGCGTTCAAGGACGATCCGCGCATCCTGGGCTGGGACCTGTGGAACGAGCCCGACAATGGCGCGGACCAGTATAAGGGGCAGGAGGGCAAGGAACCGCTGGTCCGCGCGCTGCTGGCGCAGGTGTTCGACTGGGCGCGCGCATCGGAGCCTTCACAGCCACTGACGTCGGGCGTGTGGCAGGGCGATGACTGGACCCCCGATGGAAGTGGCGGCGGGCGGACCTCGGCGATGGACAGGCTGCAATTGTCGCAGTCCGATGTCATCACCTTCCACGACTATAGCTGGCCCGAGACGTTCGAGCGGCGGGTGAAGCAGTTGCTGCCCTATAAGCGCCCGATCCTGTGCACCGAATATATGGCGCGCGGCAACGGATCGACTTTCGACGGATCGCTGCCCATCGCCAAGCGGTACAATGTGGCGATGATGAACTGGGGCTTCGTCGACGGGAAGACGCAGACGCGGCTGCCCTGGGATAGCTGGAAGAAGCCCTATGTGCTGGAGGAACCCACCATCTGGTTCCACGAGGTGTTTCGCGCCGACGGCACGCCCTATCGCCAGGCGGAAACCGACCTGATCCGGCGGCTGGCGGCGGCGCCCAAGGGGGTGGTTCCGGCGGTGCGGTGA
- a CDS encoding glycoside hydrolase family 27 protein: MTETGAGISRRQALAGAAWTGTAMLASGPAQGAAQPGSRPLAQRPPMGWNSWNSFATTITEAQARETAAIMREKLLPFGYDIFTVDIQWYEPEASSYTYNAAPVPAMDGHGRLIPAPNRFPSSADGSGFTKLAADVHAMGMKFGIHLMRGIPRLAVSKNLPILGTRYRAADIADTGSICTWNPDMYGVDMTKPGAQAYYDSVFALYASWGVDFVKMDDMSRPYDAHAPEIEAAHKAIGATGRPIVLSLSPGETPVIRGPHVRRFAQMWRISDDFWDEWAMLEAQFTRLENWTPHRGPGGWPDADMLPLGRLALGKRDTKFTPDEQRTLMTLWSIARSPLIMGGDLRYLDAPTLALLTNRAVLAVNQASTDNQPHFVEDGTRIWSAKPEGAGGDRYLALFNTTDKPKEVAISLRQLGLTGAVTATDLWEGRSLGRITGRMARTLPAHGAGLYRLRAG, encoded by the coding sequence ATGACCGAAACCGGCGCGGGGATCAGCCGCAGACAGGCGCTGGCCGGAGCGGCCTGGACGGGAACCGCGATGCTTGCCAGTGGCCCGGCGCAGGGCGCGGCCCAGCCCGGATCAAGGCCCCTCGCCCAGCGGCCGCCGATGGGCTGGAATAGCTGGAACAGCTTCGCCACCACCATCACCGAGGCGCAGGCGCGCGAAACGGCGGCGATCATGCGGGAAAAGCTGCTGCCCTTCGGCTATGACATCTTCACCGTCGACATCCAATGGTATGAGCCGGAGGCGTCGAGTTACACCTACAACGCCGCGCCGGTGCCCGCGATGGACGGCCATGGCCGGTTAATCCCCGCGCCCAACCGCTTTCCCTCCAGCGCCGACGGATCGGGCTTCACCAAGCTGGCCGCCGACGTGCACGCCATGGGGATGAAGTTCGGCATCCATCTGATGCGGGGCATTCCCCGGCTGGCGGTAAGCAAGAACCTGCCGATCCTCGGTACGCGCTACCGCGCCGCCGACATCGCCGATACCGGCAGCATCTGCACCTGGAACCCCGACATGTACGGGGTCGACATGACGAAGCCGGGGGCGCAGGCCTATTATGACAGCGTCTTCGCGCTCTATGCCTCCTGGGGCGTCGATTTCGTCAAGATGGACGATATGAGCCGCCCCTATGACGCCCACGCGCCGGAGATCGAGGCGGCGCACAAGGCGATCGGCGCGACCGGTCGCCCCATCGTCCTCAGCCTGTCGCCCGGCGAAACCCCGGTCATCCGCGGCCCCCATGTCCGCCGCTTCGCACAGATGTGGCGCATCTCGGACGATTTCTGGGATGAGTGGGCGATGCTGGAGGCACAATTCACCCGGCTGGAAAATTGGACGCCCCATCGCGGACCGGGCGGCTGGCCCGATGCCGACATGCTGCCGCTCGGGCGACTGGCGCTCGGCAAGCGCGATACCAAGTTCACCCCCGACGAGCAGCGGACGCTGATGACGCTCTGGTCGATCGCGCGGTCGCCGCTGATCATGGGCGGCGATCTGCGCTATCTCGACGCGCCGACGCTGGCGCTGCTGACCAATCGCGCGGTGCTGGCGGTGAACCAGGCCTCGACCGACAACCAGCCGCACTTCGTCGAGGACGGCACCCGCATCTGGTCCGCCAAGCCCGAAGGCGCGGGCGGCGACCGTTACCTGGCGCTGTTCAACACCACCGACAAGCCGAAGGAGGTGGCGATCTCGCTGCGGCAACTGGGCCTGACCGGTGCGGTGACGGCGACCGATCTCTGGGAGGGCAGGAGCCTGGGCCGCATCACGGGCCGGATGGCGCGGACCCTGCCCGCGCATGGCGCGGGGCTGTACCGGTTGCGGGCGGGGTGA
- a CDS encoding SMP-30/gluconolactonase/LRE family protein: protein MNSDPGLDGPILNRRAMMAGTGLSLLAFASPAMAQPAMADIVDPAAPLRTLYSGGRWIEGPAWDRRRNALVFSDVKRNVMMRVDAKGVGIFRSPSNNANGNCFDARGRLLTCEQRTRRVVRQEANGRITVLADRYRGKRLNSPNDLTVAADGAVWFTDPIYGITVPDEGIRAEPEQPGRFVYRIDPSGALTMVEGDMDQPNGIVFSPDGRILYVSETGGALKLDGPREILAFDVVDGRKLARRRVFARLERGIPDGLAVDRAGRVYAGVAEGAGVWSPDGERLGTIPTPKPCANIAFGGRDGRTLYLCATDSVHAIALRTPGIL, encoded by the coding sequence ATGAATTCCGACCCTGGCCTTGACGGTCCGATCCTCAACCGCCGGGCGATGATGGCGGGAACCGGCCTCTCGCTGCTGGCCTTCGCCAGCCCCGCCATGGCGCAGCCCGCCATGGCCGATATCGTCGATCCCGCCGCGCCGTTGCGGACCCTCTACAGCGGCGGGCGTTGGATCGAAGGACCGGCCTGGGACCGCCGCAGGAACGCTCTGGTGTTCAGCGACGTGAAGCGCAACGTCATGATGCGCGTCGATGCCAAGGGTGTCGGCATTTTCCGCTCGCCTTCGAACAACGCCAACGGCAATTGTTTCGACGCGCGCGGGCGTCTGCTGACCTGCGAGCAGCGGACGCGGCGGGTGGTGCGGCAGGAGGCGAATGGACGGATTACCGTTCTTGCCGATCGCTATCGGGGCAAGCGGCTCAATTCGCCCAACGACCTGACGGTCGCCGCCGATGGTGCGGTCTGGTTCACCGATCCGATCTACGGCATCACCGTGCCCGATGAGGGAATACGCGCCGAGCCCGAGCAGCCGGGCCGGTTCGTCTATCGCATCGATCCCTCGGGTGCGCTGACCATGGTCGAGGGGGATATGGACCAGCCCAACGGCATCGTCTTTTCCCCCGATGGCCGCATCCTGTACGTCAGCGAGACGGGCGGGGCGCTGAAGCTCGATGGCCCGCGCGAGATCCTGGCCTTCGACGTGGTGGACGGGCGGAAACTGGCCCGCCGCCGGGTCTTCGCGCGGTTGGAACGCGGTATTCCCGACGGGCTGGCGGTGGACCGGGCGGGGCGCGTCTATGCCGGTGTGGCCGAGGGGGCGGGGGTCTGGTCCCCGGATGGCGAACGGCTGGGCACCATCCCGACGCCCAAGCCCTGCGCCAACATCGCCTTTGGCGGGCGGGACGGTCGGACGCTCTATCTCTGCGCGACCGACAGCGTCCATGCGATCGCCCTGCGAACGCCGGGCATCCTCTGA